The following proteins come from a genomic window of Triticum aestivum cultivar Chinese Spring chromosome 6A, IWGSC CS RefSeq v2.1, whole genome shotgun sequence:
- the LOC123131026 gene encoding phenylalanine--tRNA ligase alpha subunit, cytoplasmic-like codes for MAATQPSADVEGALLAHLNANGEIPDSRSFASSLGVPHKDVEDVIKRLRAFHIIESTDITREAWVLTDEAKGYAAGGSPEVHLVAAIPPEGASRAALEEEFGDVFDIARKAAAKNKWIRFENDLVLRTVEDARDELQELLKRVENGEVVPDPRKELERRKLVTKEKTIWYSLKKGPEFVVKRKTLATDVTREHLKSGDWKDLEFKDYNYGAQGQPIAIGYSQPLLEVREAIQNIFLEMGFSEMPTNMYVESSFWNFDALFQPQQHPARDSHDTFFLKAPATTTQLPDDYLEKVNQVHQSGGYGSKGYGYDWKRDEAEKNLLRTHTTAVSARMLYKLAQEEHFAPKRYYSIDRVFRNEAVDRTHLAEFHQIEGLICDYGLTLGDLIGVLEDFFSRLGMSKLRFKPAYNPYTEPSMEIFGYHEDLKKWVEIGNSGMFRPEMLLPMGLPEGVNVIAWGLSLERPTMILRNIDNIRKLFGPKVDFKVIKDWQICRAGISCSEPDRTLAGD; via the exons atggcggcgacgcagccgtcGGCGGACGTGGAGGGCGCGCTCCTCGCCCACCTCAACGCCAACGGCGAGATACCCGACTCCCGCTCCttcgcctcctccctcggcgtcccGCACAAGGACGTCGAGGACGTCATCAAGAGGCTACGCGCCTTCCACATCATCGAGAGCACG GACATCACCAGGGAGGCGTGGGTGCTCACCGACGAGGCCAAGGGCTACGCCGCCGGGGGCTCCCCCGAGGTGCACCTCGTCGCGGCCATCCCGCCTGAGGGTGCCTCCAGGGCCGCGCTCGAG GAGGAATTCGGGGACGTCTTCGATATTGCACGGAAGGCTGCCGCCAAGAACAAGTGGATTAGATTTGAGAACGACCTCGTGCTGAGAACG GTTGAGGATGCCAGGGATGAGTTGCAAGAGCTGCTTAAAAGAGTGGAGAATGGGGAG GTTGTTCCTGATCCAAGAAAGGAGTTGGAGAGAAGAAAGCTTGTAACAAAAGA AAAAACTATTTGGTATTCACTGAAGAAGGGACCTGAATTTGTTGTAAAGAGAAAAACATTGGCTACCGATGTGACACGAGAACATCTCAAGAG TGGCGACTGGAAGGATCTGGAATTTAAAGATTATAACTATGGAGCCCAAGGACAACCTATTGCGATAGGATATAGTCAACCCTTGTTGGAG GTCCGTGAAGCAATCCAGAACATTTTTCTTGAGATGGG GTTCAGTGAGATGCCTACAAACATGTATGTAGAGAGCAG CTTCTGGAATTTCGATGCACTGTTCCAGCCACAACAGCATCCTGCTCGTGATTCGCACGATACATTTTTCCTCAAAG CCCCTGCTACAACAACACAATTACCTGATGACTATCTTGAGAAAGTGAATCAAGTCCATCAATCTGGTGGTTATGGTTCCAAAGG ATATGGTTATGATTGGAAGCGAGACGAGGCGGAGAAAAACCTGCTTCGTACTCACACAACTGCAGTTTCCGCAAGGATGCTATACAAGCTAGCACAGGAG GAACATTTTGCTCCTAAGAGATACTATTCTATTGATCGTGTTTTCCGGAATGAAGCTGTGGACCGAACTCATCTTGCAGAATTCCACCAGATAGAAG GTCTTATTTGTGACTATGGTTTGACGCTTGGTGATCTGATAGGTGTACTGGAGGATTTCTTCTCCAGGCTAG GCATGTCAAAGCTGCGCTTCAAACCTGCCTACAATCCATACACTGAACCAAGCATGGAGATTTTCGG CTACCATGAAGATCTGAAGAAATGGGTGGAAATAGGCAACTCGGGCATGTTCAGACCTGAAATGTTACTTCCCATGGGACTGCCAGAGGGTGTTAATGTTATCGCATGGGGTCTTTCACTTGAAAG GCCAACAATGATTCTGCGTAACATTGACAACATACGGAAGCTCTTTGGGCCAAAG GTCGACTTCAAAGTGATCAAGGACTGGCAGATTTGCCGCGCGGGGATCAGCTGTAGTGAGCCGGATAGGACTTTAGCTGGTGACTGA